One genomic segment of Thermodesulfobacteriota bacterium includes these proteins:
- a CDS encoding CoB--CoM heterodisulfide reductase iron-sulfur subunit B family protein gives MAKLKYAYYPGCASQAITRESNETTRRVARILGIELHDMPAANCCGAGLMTDYDYELSLALNARIFAQAEEMGMDIMTICSTCLMVMNKANRDLTSNPGLLESTNAILGEAGLKYGGKVKVKQLLWVLAEDYGFDRLKKKVKKPLSWLKAAPFYGCHSLRPSDALGFDDPEDPRSLEEAIGALGGEVVDYAGKTKCCGFQIDLVNEEAAVEMTGRRLTGALDKGADCMVTPCPFCHINLDNYQSMAEKKLSRKIDLPVFHFSQLVGLALGMSPAELGLSRHLVSPEKIVR, from the coding sequence GTGGCGAAGCTCAAATACGCATACTACCCGGGCTGCGCCTCGCAGGCCATAACCAGGGAATCGAACGAGACCACGAGGCGGGTGGCCCGCATTCTCGGCATAGAGCTGCACGACATGCCAGCAGCCAACTGCTGCGGGGCCGGGCTCATGACCGACTACGACTACGAGCTCTCGCTGGCGCTGAACGCCCGCATATTCGCGCAGGCCGAAGAGATGGGCATGGATATCATGACCATATGCTCGACCTGCCTCATGGTCATGAACAAGGCCAACCGGGACCTTACCTCAAACCCGGGGCTCCTGGAAAGCACGAACGCGATACTCGGGGAGGCGGGGCTTAAGTACGGGGGGAAGGTGAAGGTAAAGCAGCTCCTCTGGGTCCTCGCCGAGGACTACGGCTTTGACAGGCTGAAGAAGAAAGTAAAGAAGCCGCTTAGCTGGCTCAAGGCCGCGCCGTTTTACGGCTGCCACAGCCTGAGGCCTTCGGATGCACTCGGCTTCGACGACCCTGAAGACCCCCGCTCCCTGGAGGAGGCCATAGGGGCGCTCGGAGGAGAGGTGGTGGACTACGCCGGGAAGACTAAGTGCTGCGGTTTTCAGATAGACCTCGTTAACGAGGAGGCCGCGGTCGAGATGACCGGGAGGCGGCTTACCGGGGCGCTCGACAAAGGGGCCGACTGCATGGTCACCCCGTGTCCGTTCTGCCACATAAACCTGGATAACTACCAGTCCATGGCGGAGAAGAAACTTTCCCGGAAGATCGACCTCCCGGTCTTTCATTTTTCGCAGCTCGTGGGTCTCGCCCTCGGCATGAGCCCGGCCGAGCTCGGCCTCTCGCGCCACCTCGTCTCGCCGGAGAAGATAGTCAGGTAA
- the smpB gene encoding SsrA-binding protein SmpB: MKIICSNKKAFHDYFIEETFECGLVLAGSEVKSLRLGKANLKESHARIQGEEIFLINAHISPYTQADSFNRLDPARTRKLLMHKREIRKLVVKTRQKGYTLVPTRMYFKQGKAKVEIGLAIGKKHYDKRETLKKKDAERDMQKAAKQRGRKDG, encoded by the coding sequence TTGAAGATAATTTGCAGCAATAAGAAGGCGTTCCATGACTACTTTATCGAGGAGACCTTCGAATGCGGACTGGTGCTCGCGGGCTCGGAGGTAAAATCCCTCCGGCTCGGCAAGGCCAACTTGAAGGAGAGCCACGCCCGCATCCAGGGCGAGGAGATATTCCTCATAAACGCCCACATAAGCCCCTACACCCAGGCCGACAGCTTTAACCGCCTCGACCCCGCCCGCACCCGAAAACTCCTCATGCACAAACGCGAGATAAGGAAGCTCGTCGTAAAGACCCGGCAGAAGGGCTACACCCTCGTCCCTACCCGGATGTACTTCAAACAAGGCAAGGCCAAGGTCGAGATAGGGCTGGCCATAGGGAAGAAACATTACGACAAGCGCGAGACCCTGAAGAAGAAGGACGCCGAGCGGGATATGCAGAAGGCGGCGAAGCAGAGAGGACGCAAGGACGGGTAA
- a CDS encoding SoxR reducing system RseC family protein: protein MIEEKGTILEITGEGLALIKTEKNEACDGCGSKEICRSVGESDMVVEAENPVNARVGDEVVFTVAPVEMLRAGALLYLIPLIGFIAGVVLGQVAVASLAPSWNADLLSAALGFLFVALAFGGVKIYTGTTARESAMRPKIIRITKAAG, encoded by the coding sequence ATGATAGAGGAAAAAGGCACAATCTTAGAGATAACCGGGGAGGGGTTGGCACTCATAAAGACCGAGAAGAACGAGGCCTGCGACGGCTGCGGCTCAAAGGAGATCTGCCGGAGCGTAGGCGAGAGCGACATGGTCGTGGAGGCCGAAAACCCCGTTAACGCGCGAGTAGGGGACGAGGTCGTCTTCACTGTCGCCCCGGTCGAGATGCTCAGGGCCGGGGCGCTCCTCTACCTCATCCCCCTCATCGGCTTCATAGCCGGGGTGGTGCTCGGGCAGGTCGCGGTCGCCTCACTCGCGCCGTCCTGGAACGCGGACCTGCTATCCGCCGCTCTCGGCTTCCTCTTCGTGGCGCTCGCCTTCGGGGGGGTAAAGATCTACACGGGTACGACCGCGAGGGAGTCGGCCATGAGGCCAAAAATAATACGGATAACAAAGGCGGCGGGTTGA
- a CDS encoding PQQ-dependent sugar dehydrogenase, giving the protein MVKRIFPLVLAFVLFHGTGRAAPEGFEVTDYLTGLEVCITLAFAPDGRLFFLEKNSGRVSVVREGRLDPKPWAELKVDPEWERGLLGIAFDPKFSVNGHVYLYHSVPGSSNNRVVRLTEKDGRGAGAIKVLEIEDHVPASNHNGGNINFGPDGFLYITVGDGGGAPGRSQENTNLLGKMLRVDVRGPLPVRYKKPTELFYAKGLRNSFDMAWNPANAALYATENGPIGRDEINIIREGGNYGWPDETGYYSTHEYENPLWDFGLRAVAPTGIVFYPEGGEGGKGGNFPDDYTHNMFVTDYNYGRVYRIRLSGEGLDTIRKDDFSVWMEKGFAGTTFADITVGPDGALYLAGFHKIVKIEYRPGAVE; this is encoded by the coding sequence ATGGTGAAGAGGATTTTCCCCCTTGTCCTTGCCTTTGTCCTTTTCCACGGTACGGGCCGGGCCGCGCCGGAGGGCTTCGAGGTAACGGACTATCTGACCGGCCTTGAGGTCTGTATAACGCTCGCCTTCGCCCCGGACGGGAGGCTCTTCTTCCTCGAGAAGAACTCCGGCAGGGTGAGTGTGGTAAGGGAGGGCCGTCTCGACCCGAAACCATGGGCCGAGCTGAAGGTGGACCCCGAGTGGGAGAGGGGGCTCCTCGGGATAGCGTTCGACCCGAAATTTTCCGTTAACGGACATGTCTACCTCTACCATTCGGTGCCGGGGAGCTCCAATAACCGCGTGGTGCGCCTTACGGAAAAGGACGGCAGGGGGGCAGGGGCTATAAAGGTCCTCGAGATAGAGGACCACGTCCCCGCCTCCAACCATAACGGCGGCAACATCAACTTCGGTCCGGACGGATTTTTATATATAACCGTCGGCGACGGCGGCGGCGCGCCCGGAAGGTCGCAGGAAAACACGAACCTCCTTGGGAAGATGCTCCGCGTCGACGTGAGGGGCCCGCTCCCGGTGAGATACAAAAAGCCCACGGAACTCTTCTACGCAAAGGGACTCCGCAACAGCTTCGACATGGCATGGAACCCGGCCAACGCCGCCCTCTACGCCACGGAGAACGGCCCGATCGGAAGGGACGAGATAAACATTATAAGGGAGGGCGGCAACTACGGCTGGCCCGACGAGACGGGGTACTATTCGACCCATGAATATGAAAACCCCCTCTGGGACTTCGGCCTGCGGGCCGTGGCCCCGACCGGGATAGTCTTCTACCCCGAGGGGGGTGAGGGGGGCAAGGGGGGCAACTTCCCGGACGACTACACGCATAACATGTTCGTCACCGACTATAACTACGGCCGGGTATACAGGATAAGGCTTTCGGGCGAGGGGCTCGACACCATAAGGAAGGACGACTTTTCGGTCTGGATGGAGAAGGGTTTTGCCGGCACCACCTTCGCGGACATAACCGTCGGACCGGACGGGGCTTTATACCTCGCGGGCTTTCATAAGATAGTAAAGATAGAGTACCGGCCCGGGGCCGTGGAGTGA